From Mobula hypostoma chromosome 8, sMobHyp1.1, whole genome shotgun sequence, the proteins below share one genomic window:
- the stx11a gene encoding syntaxin-11a, giving the protein MKDRLEELTELAKLHPQSAEAHDKLDSPQESYVFECDFTLQNLYKMVHQIREENGRLKVDIRRLGKQNTRFLTSMRRFSSIKRDSNSIAKAIKSQGEKIQQRLQSLDDYTEELAEAHGPNAAIVRIAKAQHYAVLHAFHNAMLEYNMEEMKQRENCKTRIQRQLEIMGKDVSNKEMEEMIEQGKWDVFSGNLLSEVRGARTALSEIEQRHQELLKLESRVRDIHDLFLQMALLVEQQSETLNNIEVHVQKVQDYVGAARTQLNQAIEHKRKNICRQIFCCCSCCP; this is encoded by the coding sequence ATGAAGGACAGGCTCGAGGAGTTGACAGAACTTGCAAAACTTCATCCACAGTCAGCAGAGGCTCATGATAAGCTTGATTCCCCTCAGGAGAGCTACGTGTTTGAATGTGACTTCACTTTACAGAACCTTTATAAGATGGTGCACCAGATCAGGGAGGAAAATGGCCGTTTAAAGGTGGACATCAGGCGCCTGGGAAAGCAGAACACCCGTTTCTTGACTTCAATGCGACGTTTCAGCAGCATTAAGCGGGATTCAAATTCAATTGCTAAAGCCATAAAAAGCCAAGGTGAGAAGATTCAGCAGAGGTTGCAGAGCCTGGACGACTACACAGAAGAACTAGCAGAGGCTCATGGGCCAAATGCGGCCATTGTTCGCATTGCCAAGGCACAACATTATGCCGTTCTGCACGCTTTCCATAATGCCATGTTGGAGTACAACATGGAGGAGATGAAGCAGCGGGAAAACTGCAAGACACGGATCCAGCGGCAGCTGGAGATCATGGGAAAGGATGTGTCCAATaaagagatggaggaaatgaTCGAACAGGGTAAGTGGGACGTGTTCTCGGGGAACCTGCTGAGCGAGGTGCGAGGGGCACGAACTGCACTGTCAGAAATTGAGCAGCGCCATCAGGAACTGTTGAAGCTGGAGTCCAGGGTCCGGGACATCCATGACCTCTTCTTGCAAATGGCCTTGCTAGTTGAGCAACAGTCTGAGACTCTGAACAACATCGAGGTACATGTACAGAAGGTGCAAGACTATGTTGGGGCTGCCAGGACCCAACTGAATCAGGCAATAGAGCACAAAAGAAAAAACATCTGCCGACAGATCTTCTGCTGTTGCAGTTGCTGCCCTTGA